The Aspergillus flavus chromosome 2, complete sequence region GCGTGATCTGAGTCGAGAAAGACGCCGAAAGTGTGCCAACGTCACCAATGGTAAGGCCAAGGCAGGTTCTTATCGTCCCCAGCGAGGTAGCGCAGGTTGGACATGCACCGGTCGCTTTTTTCCTCCGCGCAGTTCAAGACTAAGGTAACCACAGTAGCCGAAGGGACTGCCGACACACAATCGACCGAACGAGATCGATTGTTTGAAGAGTTTCTTTCGTCTGGAATCAATGTCCTTCATTCGACCTCGGTCAACGATTCGCGAAATCTCCTCGAACCTAGGCTGCCGATCTTGTGTCAACAGTCAAGCTCCTTGTACGCAATATGTGTAGCGCTGCAGGCTTCCCTCATGCCAACTGTGAGACCTCACTTTTATGAATATTTCGACGTAGCCTTGAATTTGTTCCGCATAGAACTATCAAGCAACGTGACATACTTGGAGGATGGCACCTTTACGGCGGGGCTGCTACTCTGCAGCATCGGGGTACGTTGTTGCAGCAACCCGTATTCTTTGCAGCGCTGACAGCAGGCTATGTTATAGCTTATGCATGGTATGCCATGGTCGATGCATCTGCATGGAATGTTCGGACTCCTTCAGGCACATGGGCTCTATGGTCCGGGCGAGCGAACGGAATTCCGGACACACTTATTGGAAGTGATGGGAGTCATGGATCTACCAACGTTTACCGTGGGTCGAAGTACCTCTCTCGGCTTCTGGAGGCAGCATTGTTGCAACCGAGCTTCCTTGCAGCACCCCCTTGGTGACGAGGTCGAGGTGGTCAGTGGCCTGCCGAGGTCTTTGTTGGATATTATGTCGTGTATTGGCCACGGGGCTACCGAGGAGGACTTTTGGAACTGGCCAGGTAGTCCAGGTAGTCTAACCCAGCACCAGCTGTGGGAGGCGTACCGACTAG contains the following coding sequences:
- a CDS encoding C6 finger domain protein, with protein sequence MSTPRHRSHDGCWTCKRHRRKCDRTRPTCKACSSRGVPCEGYEIRLRWGSGIASRGRFTGAEEPVEASIPPRVKGRQRDLSRERRRKCANVTNGKAKAGSYRPQRGSAAEGTADTQSTERDRLFEEFLSSGINVLHSTSVNDSRNLLEPRLPILCQQSSSLYAICVALQASLMPTVRPHFYEYFDVALNLFRIELSSNVTYLEDGTFTAGLLLCSIGLMHGMPWSMHLHGMFGLLQAHGLYGPGERTEFRTHLLEVMGVMDLPTFTVGRSTSLGFWRQHCCNRASLQHPLGDEVEVVSGLPRSLLDIMSCIGHGATEEDFWNWPGSPGSLTQHQLWEAYRLAGMLAIRYGHLLLVPQSSGTLTGSTAQANEASSRPLILPSTTVIISRIVSHLDALRRAFTETEGVGSLVFNAIKYPAFIAGLQADIINAQPELKDVLRCCLSIHYHPHGFERDFELLLEVLEEWWSHHHDMTNAHELAFARGMEIGLL